In Paenibacillus protaetiae, the genomic stretch TCGTCTTGGTATTTGATCGGATACATCCAGCGCCCCATTTCGTCCGAGCTGAAAAAAAGAAAAGCAATAAAACTTAAAACAAGCAGCAGAAATACACGTTTGCGCAATAATACTTTCATGACAGCACCTGGCTTGTCCAGAAAAGCTCCAGCTGGCGCCTGGTATCCTCCAGGCTGCCGCTATTGTCAATGACCCAATCGGCACGGCGCTTTTTCTCTTCGATGTCCATCTGCAGACGGATGCGCCGCTGCGCTTCTTCCTTTGGCATCGCGTTGCGCGCCATCAACCGTTCAAGCTGAAGCTGTTCCGGCACATAGGCAACCATAATGCCGTCATACAACGCCTCTTGCCCCGTCTCATAAAGAAGCGGCACATCGGCCACAGCCAGCCCCCCGGGATTTTGCGCCAAATAACTATGTATACGTTCCTGCATCCGTTTCCGGATAGCCGGGTGAGTAATACTTTCCAGCTTGGCAAGCAGCGCGCGGTCTTGAAATACAATAGATCCGAGCGCTTGCCGGTTTAAGGATCCGTCCTCTTGCAGCACAGCTTGTCCGAATAAGGAGGCGATAGCCTCCAATGCCGGTTCGCCGGGAAGAACGACTTCTCTTGCAACCTGGTCAGCGTCCACCAAATAAGCCCCTTGCTCCACCAGCATGCGGGCAATGGTGCTTTTGCCTGTGGCGATTCCGCCGGTAAGTCCGATCTTCATCCGCATTCACCTCTAGTTCAACAGCTTTAACATTCCAATGATGATGAGCATTATTCCCGGCAGCAGAGACAAAGCCTGCATTCCTTTCCATTTGGAAAAATGAAAGCCGAACCCCATGCCCCCCAGCAAAAAAAACGCGCTGGCAGCCGCAATCGCAAGCGCCGTAATAAACGGCGGCAGCCCAAGCATCGCTGCGCCGAATCCGGCGCCAAAGGCGTCCAGCGACAGCGCAAAACCAAGCATCAGCGCTTCCGATGCGGAGATTGTCCCCGACCGGTCTACGTCTGCAGCCTGCGGCGTCCGTAAAATTTGAATCACAAGGCCAAGCCGCTTCAGCTCAACCATCATGACCAAAACAGGATGTGCCGCACGTTCCGCTGCTCTCGTTTCTACAGGAAGGTCATCTTCCGCATCTTTGCCGCTTTGTTTGCGCCGGATCGACTGAATAAGCGCCCAGCCCCCGATCACAAACAACAGGCAGGCACCGATATCCTTGGCCGCAACCGGCGACAAAAAACCGGAAATATAAGTACCGGCCTGCATCGACAGCCAAATAATAATACCGGAGCAGCATGCAATAATAAACACCGATAGCAGCGGAATACGTATCCGCCTTAACCCGTACGTAATTCCAACGCCAAATCCATCGATACTGACGGCAAAAGCAAGCAGCAGCAGCGAGGTTGTATGCGCCAGCACCGCCATCCCTCCCCCAAAAAGCAAACGTCCCCTTGTCTGAACCGGGCACGTGCCTATTTGCTAACAACACATCATATGCGGGGATGGCCGTCCTGTGCACATCAGCCAAGCCTCCTGGAATCCGGAAGCTTGGCTGATGGAACACCGGAAGGCGTCGTTTTGCGCGTTGCGCTGCTGCCTAATCGGTATTTATCGTCACGTTGCACGTTTGCTTTTATTTGCGGCACGCGCCGCCTTCAGCGGCTGGCAATGCGGGCAAGTATGGGTGCCGCGTCCGCCGACAACAGATTTGTGAATCGGCCGTCCGCAGCTTGGGCAAGGCTCGTCTTTTCGTCCGTAAACGAGCAGTTGATGCTGGAACATCCCCATTTCGCCTTGGCCGTTTACGTAAGATTTAACAGAAGAGCCTCCAGCGGCAACCGCCCGCTCCAGCGTGGCGCGAATCGACTCATGCAGCCGCTCCCACTCCGCCTTGGCCAGCGAATCAGCCGTCCGCTCAGGGTGAATGCCGGCTTGGAACAACGCCTCATCCACATAAATATTGCCAAGCCCCACAATGTATTCCTGATTAAGCAGCAGCGGCTTGATTTTGGAGGTGCGGTGCGCCAGCTTCCCGCGCAGCGCCTCCAGCGTAAATTCAGGCTCCAGCGGCTCGATGCCCAGCTTGTTTAACGGAGGAAGCTCCAGCTCCTCGCCCGGCATAAACAAATGCATCGTGCCAAATTGGCGAACGTCTTTATATCGTAATTCGGTATCGTCGTCAAAATGAAAAATGACATGCGTATGCAGCTCCGCCGGCTCATCGGCGGCGTAAACGCCGTACCTGCCCTCCATCCGCAGATGGGATACAAGCACCAGCCCGTCCAGCAGTATACGCAAAAACTTGCCGCGCCGTTCGACCGATTGAATCGTATGGCCGGCTAACGCATCCGCAAAT encodes the following:
- the mutM gene encoding DNA-formamidopyrimidine glycosylase — protein: MPELPEVETVKRTLNELITGKRIRSVTVKLPRIIQRPAEPEQFADALAGHTIQSVERRGKFLRILLDGLVLVSHLRMEGRYGVYAADEPAELHTHVIFHFDDDTELRYKDVRQFGTMHLFMPGEELELPPLNKLGIEPLEPEFTLEALRGKLAHRTSKIKPLLLNQEYIVGLGNIYVDEALFQAGIHPERTADSLAKAEWERLHESIRATLERAVAAGGSSVKSYVNGQGEMGMFQHQLLVYGRKDEPCPSCGRPIHKSVVGGRGTHTCPHCQPLKAARAANKSKRAT
- the ytaF gene encoding sporulation membrane protein YtaF; the protein is MLAHTTSLLLLAFAVSIDGFGVGITYGLRRIRIPLLSVFIIACCSGIIIWLSMQAGTYISGFLSPVAAKDIGACLLFVIGGWALIQSIRRKQSGKDAEDDLPVETRAAERAAHPVLVMMVELKRLGLVIQILRTPQAADVDRSGTISASEALMLGFALSLDAFGAGFGAAMLGLPPFITALAIAAASAFFLLGGMGFGFHFSKWKGMQALSLLPGIMLIIIGMLKLLN
- the coaE gene encoding dephospho-CoA kinase (Dephospho-CoA kinase (CoaE) performs the final step in coenzyme A biosynthesis.), encoding MKIGLTGGIATGKSTIARMLVEQGAYLVDADQVAREVVLPGEPALEAIASLFGQAVLQEDGSLNRQALGSIVFQDRALLAKLESITHPAIRKRMQERIHSYLAQNPGGLAVADVPLLYETGQEALYDGIMVAYVPEQLQLERLMARNAMPKEEAQRRIRLQMDIEEKKRRADWVIDNSGSLEDTRRQLELFWTSQVLS